The Solanum lycopersicum chromosome 9, SLM_r2.1 genome window below encodes:
- the LOC138338523 gene encoding uncharacterized protein, whose protein sequence is MVNLMKLEFVALQSLDRNYLSWVLDAEIHLDTMGNGDSIKEENKASKQKCARAMIFLNHHLDEILKIEYLTVKDPLVLWKNLKERYDHLKMQQYREKGFKKYSELISHLLVAGQNNDLLLKNHENRPTGSEPLPDNIIFFPGVNHSSNKKKKRKDEKREATRKGCFRCGGRGHYARDCRTPKHLVENYQESLKKKEKNFEANLVFENQVDITHFDVADFFAHPEGKIDHLIGDGFVNMEE, encoded by the exons atggtcAATCTTATGAAACTAGAGTTCGTTGCCCTTCAAAGTTTGGACAGGAACTACCTCTCATGGGTGTTGGATGCTGAAATCCACCTTGATACAATGGGTAATGGAGACTccattaaagaagaaaataaagcaTCAAAGCAAAAATGTGCACGAGCAATGATATTCTTGAATCATCATCTTGACGAGATTCTAAAAATTGAATATCTAACAGTTAAGGATCCACTTGTTTTGTGGAAAAACCTAAAAGAAAGATATGACCACTTGAAGATG CAACAATATCGAGAGAAAGGTTTCAAAAAGTATTCTGAACTaatttctcatcttcttgtGGCTGggcaaaataatgatttattattgaaaaatcatgaaaatcgTCCTACTGGATCTGAACCACTTCCTGAT aacataattttttttcctggtgttaatcattcatcaaataaaaagaaaaaaagaaaggatgagAAACGTGAAGCAACTAGGAAAGGTTGTTTTCGATGTGGTGGAAGAGGTCATTATGCACGTGATTGTCGTACTCCCAAACACTTGGTTGAGAATTATCAAGAATCtctaaagaagaaagagaaaaattttgAGGCAAATTTGGTctttgaaaatcaagttgacatCACGCACTTTGATGTAGCAGATTTCTTCGCACATCCTGAAGGAAAGATAGATCACTTAATTGGTGATGGTTTTGTGAACATGGAAGAGTGA